Proteins from a single region of Urocitellus parryii isolate mUroPar1 chromosome 4, mUroPar1.hap1, whole genome shotgun sequence:
- the Coa4 gene encoding cytochrome c oxidase assembly factor 4 homolog, mitochondrial, whose translation MSTSVPQGHNWARQVKKEDEEVDPLDQLISRSGCAASHFAVQECMAQHQDWRQCQPQVQAFRDCMSEQQAKRREELQRRKEQVSTHR comes from the coding sequence ATGTCAACCTCAGTCCCTCAAGGCCATAACTGGGCCCGACAGGTGAAGAAGGAGGATGAAGAAGTAGATCCTCTGGACCAGCTCATCTCCCGCTCTGGCTGTGCTGCCTCCCACTTTGCAGTGCAGGAGTGCATGGCCCAGCATCAGGACTGGCGGCAGTGCCAGCCACAGGTGCAGGCCTTCAGGGATTGCATGAGTGAACAGCAGGCAAAGCGGCGGGAGGAgctacagagaagaaaagaacaagtTAGCACCCACCGCTGA